acaaaaaatttattttataatttttggatGGAATCCAtgttattaaagaaataacaTTTTCAAGTTTGTCCCAAAAATAATTGGATTATTTTGGGTTTGGACAAAGGCAATAtctaaagtaaaaataatatattttcaaatctaaaattttttggACGGTCTTAGAAATACCGGATAGATATTCAAGCTCATAAACAGGTCTACTTTTGTACGACAATAGCCGATCTCATCACCAGCATAAGTATCATGAGACGCTGTCCTGATGTGGAAATAGAAAGCAGGCTAACCAATGGAAAGATTCAAGAATGGTGCTGTTGTTGGACTCTCTTCTTTCCTAGTTTTGTGTATCTTTTGATTGATGATAGAAGGGTTGGGATTTATTGATGTATAATTCATGCTTTGGCAGACGGAGAAGATATACCTACCTCATATGGAATGAGCTCTAATgtgttgaattaattgtttaacTTTATGTGCAACTTTTTCTTTGGAAGGCTTGACCTTTAGGCCCCAAACTAAAGTGAAGGCAGTGGGTATAGCTGTTGCAGGGTCAGTTAGGGGTAATGCAgtgtagtagtagtagtagtaatAAGAGCATGAAGCTCTCAATTTCTGTAAGGttatgataaaaaagaaagcaatCAATTTACACTACATTCATCATTTCTCAAGATTTAATGTGGTTATGTTACTCGGGTGAGGTTCTTGCTTGTGGATAAAAGACATGTGTTCCCCGGAAATGGCTGAAGCATGGGCAGTAATTGGTGGCCTTGCAGGTGGTAGAGGTAGAAAGTGATTGCCTGAGTCTAATCCGGAGTATTCAAAGTTCCCTGTAGAAGACTGCTCTCCCTTTCGACTCTTACTGGCTGATATATTGCATTTGTCTACTTGttctattttcctttttctcatGTTCCAAGAGCTGCTAATAGAGTAACTCATCATTTAGCAATGGCTTTTTTTGGACGAAGTCCCTCCCTCCTTCTCTTGTCCGCCTAGCTTGGGATGATATTTTTTGgttaatgaaccttctatttcttttcaaaaaaaataaaaaaattaatactactTATAAAACTATAATCTTATATCGACTCAttgtttattacttttatattagCGAGTCGTGGCATTTCTCCTTCTATGGAAGTGGttatatagttattttattctttttttacaagaataataaaagaaaaaaaaatcaaatacagCATTCAATAATTGAGTTAGTTAAAAAATACCCATAAAATAATAGTGCCATTATTTTTGTCACAATTTATTACTCtatcaatattttttgtaattattaaaattaattttttttatatatattctttaaaatttaatatttatttttattttttatatcaaaatatatttattaatttttattaatagaatattttttaaaaagaaattaacttttataaatatagacaATACccttcaaaatatattattagattataCGTATAAGCCGAAACagatgaaatttttgaaatgtGGACTTTTAAAaagcttattaattttaactctttttatttataaaaaatatttaacataaaTCCATGAGTcacataaaatccatcttttcGAATCATTCAACCCAAATAAGCTCTTAATTTGTTTCCCTGTCCCTTTTATAAACCTAATTTAAGATTATCTAACTATTTAAATCTTCAAAAAAAgcaaacaaatttaaaaaacaaacaaacaaattcttgaattttgaatttttcatagtattaattaattaattatataagtaGTAAGACAGACCAAACCCGACCCAAAATCCAGAATAGAAACACTGAGTGACTCAACAGTCTGCTTCAAGTTTTAGTTGAAACAATCTGAAATCCAAAATCAGGAaaataaaaccctaaaacGAGAGATGTGGTCTCTCTCTTCCCTCCGAAagctttcttcttcctttttgtttCGCAGTTATGGCGGCCTCTCTTACATACCTTCCAGATATGCCGCTGCTTCTTCAGGTAACTTCTCTCTTtctattatcattatttttcattcttatttaattctttcaactaTCAATGTcaaaagtttctttttttagttttccCCATTTTGATATTCAGGTTATTAGGTAATCATAGATCTCCTGATGCTTATATTCTCATATATGTATGcctttgtttcttattttttaaacctGTTGGATATGTGGGCATGTCATGGATGGTTAAAAGTGTTTTATCTTTTCAGAATCTGAATTgagttaaatattaatttgtcaaaTGAAGGCAATAAAATGACAATTGGTTGAATGGGTTTTTAAATCTTATAGATTCATGTCAAAGATTCATTCttttttgaagaaattgcATCTGAAACCAAAAGAATTGGAAAATTCTGATAGAACACAGGTACATGGTTCGTGGGTTTAAGGAGGTTAATGTGAGGGGAGAAAAAAATGGGACGGGTTTTTGTGATAGGAAGAGGGGGTTTAAAGAGGATAATAGAATAAAAGAGTTATAGGCAACCTAAAATTATAACTTGTTTACTTAAATCTAGATTTTGGAAAATTTTCATCCAactaattgattaaaaaattttgatctATACTGCAGGTGGACAAGAAAGTGAAGCACCCAAATTGGGCTCTTTACCAAATTTTGGGATAAAGGAGGCTCTCTCTACTTCGAACAGTTTGAGTTCTGCAAATTTTTCTGCAGGTCAAAGAGATGTTGAGATGGGGAGGAGTTATAAGCCGATGGACTTTGTGAGGAGAACAATTGAGCAagattattttcaattttctcgGCACAACATTGAGCAAAATCCAGACATTGTGCTGATAAATCTCAAGCGcaataatacttttattaatgTCTTAGATTCCAAGGGAAATACAAAGTTCAAGGCCACCTCAGGAGCTAAGGCAGTTGGGGGTGGGGGA
The nucleotide sequence above comes from Ricinus communis isolate WT05 ecotype wild-type chromosome 6, ASM1957865v1, whole genome shotgun sequence. Encoded proteins:
- the LOC8275323 gene encoding probable ribosomal protein S11, mitochondrial, translated to MWSLSSLRKLSSSFLFRSYGGLSYIPSRYAAASSGGQESEAPKLGSLPNFGIKEALSTSNSLSSANFSAGQRDVEMGRSYKPMDFVRRTIEQDYFQFSRHNIEQNPDIVLINLKRNNTFINVLDSKGNTKFKATSGAKAVGGGGKVTRYAAEAAAEFVGRRAREMGLKSVVMRVKGFTYFKKKRQAIMSFREGFSNSRSDQNPIVYIEDVTQRPHNGCRLPKKRRI